The Streptomyces achromogenes genome window below encodes:
- a CDS encoding 5,10-methylenetetrahydrofolate reductase → MAAAGLRALLRRVRYEVLPVRTTEEKVLAHVPRDVVVTVTASPVKGLEPTLDLVGRLAAHGYRTVPHVPARLLRDDLHLKEVVDRLREAGVDDVFVPAGDADPPAGPYDGSLPVLRRLSELGGPFARVGVTGYPESHPLIHDDVTVQAMWDKREHATYIVSNLCFDPRVLEEWLVRIRRRDVTLPVHVGVAGPVQRAKLLAMATKTGVGESVRFLTRHPSWFARFAAPGGYAPEKLLTRTRNALTDPASGVAGLHLFTFNQIAETERWRRALLDRLEG, encoded by the coding sequence TTGGCCGCCGCAGGGCTTCGCGCGCTGCTGAGGAGGGTCCGCTACGAGGTGCTGCCGGTGAGGACCACCGAGGAGAAGGTCCTCGCCCACGTTCCGCGTGACGTCGTCGTCACCGTGACGGCGTCACCGGTCAAGGGCCTGGAACCGACCCTCGACCTCGTCGGCCGGCTGGCCGCGCACGGGTACCGTACGGTCCCGCACGTCCCCGCCCGGCTCCTGCGGGACGACCTGCACCTGAAGGAGGTCGTGGACCGGCTGCGCGAGGCCGGGGTGGACGACGTGTTCGTCCCGGCGGGGGACGCCGACCCGCCGGCCGGTCCCTACGACGGGTCGCTGCCGGTGCTCCGCCGGCTCAGCGAGCTGGGCGGACCGTTCGCCCGCGTCGGGGTCACCGGTTATCCCGAGAGTCATCCGCTCATCCACGACGACGTCACCGTCCAGGCGATGTGGGACAAGCGCGAGCACGCCACGTACATCGTGAGCAACCTCTGCTTCGACCCGCGGGTGCTGGAGGAGTGGCTCGTTCGTATCAGGCGCCGGGACGTGACCCTGCCGGTCCACGTGGGCGTCGCGGGGCCCGTGCAGCGGGCGAAGCTGCTGGCCATGGCGACGAAGACGGGGGTGGGGGAGTCGGTCCGCTTCCTGACCCGGCACCCGTCGTGGTTCGCGCGCTTCGCCGCGCCCGGCGGCTACGCGCCGGAGAAGCTGCTCACCCGCACGCGGAACGCCCTCACCGACCCCGCGTCGGGGGTGGCGGGGCTGCACCTGTTCACCTTCAACCAGATCGCGGAGACGGAGCGGTGGCGGCGGGCCCTGCTGGACCGGCTGGAGGGCTGA
- the purU gene encoding formyltetrahydrofolate deformylase: protein MSPRPQPGREFVLTLSCPDSAGLVHAVSGFLVRNSGNILESQQFDDRLQGGFFMRVHFDVSDPNVDLEGLRHRFGPVAEAYGISWSLSDASTPTRTLIMVSKFGHCLNDLLFRQRAGALNIEIPAIVSNHREFAKLAETYDIPFHHVPVTRDTKAEAEARLLELVRDLDVDLVVLARYMQILSDDLCKQLEGRAINIHHSFLPSFKGARPYEQAYDRGVKLIGATAHYVTSDLDEGQIIEQDVVRVDHSLDPGELVTVGRDVEAQVLAHAVKWHSESRVMVEGNRTVVFR, encoded by the coding sequence ATGTCCCCTCGCCCGCAACCTGGCCGTGAGTTCGTCCTAACGCTTTCCTGCCCCGACAGCGCAGGGCTGGTCCACGCCGTGAGCGGCTTTCTCGTCCGGAACTCCGGCAACATCCTGGAAAGCCAGCAGTTCGACGACCGGCTCCAGGGCGGGTTCTTCATGCGGGTCCACTTCGACGTCTCCGACCCGAACGTCGACCTGGAGGGGCTGCGCCACCGCTTCGGGCCGGTCGCCGAGGCCTACGGCATCTCGTGGTCCCTCAGCGACGCCTCCACTCCGACCCGGACCCTGATCATGGTGTCCAAGTTCGGCCACTGCCTGAACGACCTGCTGTTCCGCCAACGGGCGGGCGCGCTCAACATCGAGATCCCCGCGATCGTGTCCAACCACCGGGAGTTCGCGAAGCTCGCGGAGACGTACGACATCCCCTTCCACCACGTCCCGGTGACCCGGGACACCAAGGCCGAGGCCGAGGCACGACTGCTCGAGCTCGTCCGCGACCTGGACGTCGACCTGGTGGTGCTGGCCCGCTACATGCAGATCCTCTCCGACGACCTGTGCAAGCAGCTCGAAGGCCGCGCCATCAACATCCACCACTCCTTCCTGCCCAGCTTCAAGGGCGCCCGCCCCTACGAGCAGGCCTACGACCGCGGGGTGAAGCTCATCGGCGCGACCGCCCACTACGTGACGTCCGACCTGGACGAGGGCCAGATCATCGAGCAGGACGTCGTCCGGGTGGACCACTCGCTGGACCCCGGCGAGCTCGTCACGGTCGGACGGGACGTGGAGGCCCAGGTCCTCGCGCACGCCGTGAAGTGGCACAGCGAGAGCCGCGTGATGGTCGAGGGCAACCGCACGGTCGTCTTCCGCTGA
- a CDS encoding aldehyde dehydrogenase family protein: MADLYVDGEWRDALAGGRRDIRCPADGTLAVTVSEGTRPDAEAAIAAAREAFDAGPWPHTPERERGALLLRTADIVERDAKVFARAESLDTGKRVVESEYDIADVVSCFRYYGGIAGTDAGRVIDTGRDDAVSRVVYEPVGVCALITPWNYPLLQASWKVAPALAAGNTVVLKPSELTPSTSVLLMKALEEAGLPAGAANLVLGAGPEVGAPLGEDPRVDMVSFTGGLDTGRRIMASAAATVKKVALELGGKNPNVVFADADFETAVDFALTAVFLHSGQVCSAGARLVVEDRLHDRLVDEIVRRARLIRLGGPFDPRAETGALISARHLEKVEAYVAAGLAEGAVLRCGGERPGDPALAGGHYYLPTVLDECRQDMRVVREESFGPVLTVERFTDEDDAVRIANDTEYGLAGAVWTQDAGRAQRVARRLRHGTVWINDYHPYVPQAEWGGFGHSGVGRELGPTGLNEYREPKHIWQNIQPRPQRWFSG; this comes from the coding sequence GTGGCAGACCTGTATGTGGATGGTGAGTGGCGGGACGCGCTGGCGGGTGGGCGTCGGGACATCCGGTGTCCCGCTGACGGCACGCTCGCGGTGACGGTGTCGGAGGGTACGCGTCCCGATGCCGAGGCGGCGATCGCGGCCGCCCGGGAGGCCTTCGATGCCGGTCCCTGGCCGCACACGCCCGAGCGGGAGCGCGGTGCACTGCTGCTGCGCACCGCCGACATCGTCGAGCGGGATGCCAAGGTCTTCGCCCGGGCGGAGTCGCTGGACACCGGTAAGCGGGTGGTGGAGAGCGAGTACGACATCGCCGACGTCGTCTCCTGTTTCCGTTACTACGGCGGGATCGCGGGCACCGACGCGGGGCGGGTGATCGACACCGGCCGTGACGACGCCGTGAGCCGTGTCGTGTACGAGCCGGTCGGGGTGTGCGCGTTGATCACGCCGTGGAACTATCCGCTGCTGCAGGCGAGTTGGAAGGTCGCTCCGGCTCTCGCCGCGGGCAACACGGTCGTCCTGAAGCCCAGCGAGCTCACGCCCTCGACGTCGGTCCTGCTGATGAAGGCGCTGGAGGAGGCCGGGCTGCCGGCGGGGGCGGCGAACCTGGTGCTGGGCGCCGGCCCCGAGGTCGGCGCACCGCTCGGCGAGGACCCCCGTGTCGACATGGTCTCCTTCACCGGCGGCCTGGACACCGGCAGGCGCATCATGGCCTCGGCGGCGGCGACGGTGAAGAAGGTCGCGCTGGAGCTGGGCGGCAAGAACCCCAATGTCGTCTTCGCGGACGCCGACTTCGAGACGGCCGTGGACTTCGCCCTCACCGCGGTCTTCCTGCACTCGGGCCAGGTGTGCTCGGCGGGGGCCCGGCTGGTCGTCGAGGACCGCCTGCACGACCGTCTCGTCGACGAGATCGTCCGCCGGGCCCGGCTGATCCGTCTCGGCGGCCCCTTCGACCCGCGGGCCGAGACCGGGGCGCTGATCTCCGCGCGGCACCTGGAGAAGGTGGAGGCCTACGTCGCGGCGGGCCTGGCCGAGGGCGCGGTGCTGCGCTGCGGCGGGGAACGCCCGGGCGATCCGGCGCTGGCGGGTGGCCACTACTACCTGCCCACGGTGCTGGACGAGTGCCGGCAGGACATGCGCGTGGTGCGTGAGGAGTCCTTCGGGCCGGTGCTGACCGTGGAGCGTTTCACCGACGAGGACGACGCCGTGCGCATCGCCAACGACACCGAGTACGGGCTCGCCGGGGCGGTGTGGACGCAGGACGCCGGCAGGGCCCAGCGGGTCGCGCGGCGGCTGCGGCACGGCACGGTGTGGATCAACGACTACCACCCCTACGTGCCGCAAGCGGAATGGGGCGGTTTCGGGCATTCGGGTGTGGGCCGGGAGCTGGGACCGACCGGCCTGAACGAATACCGAGAGCCCAAGCACATCTGGCAGAACATCCAACCCCGGCCGCAGCGCTGGTTCAGCGGCTGA
- a CDS encoding quaternary amine ABC transporter ATP-binding protein: MTTQTEVPQRRGTPQDSGPTPVISVRNLWKVFGPKADRVPGSEDLCGLTRRELMDRTGCTAAVRDVHFDVSPGEVFVVMGLSGSGKSTLVRCLTRLIEPTAGEIVFEGEDIRQADDRRLRDLRRRKFSMVFQHFGLLPHRRVVDNVSFGLEIRGMGRAERTRRAQEVVELVGLAGYENSYPDQLSGGMQQRVGLARALAGDPDVLFFDEPFSALDPLIRRDMQNEVIRLHHEVGKTMVFITHDLSEALKLGDRILIMRDGKMVQCGTGDELVGAPADDYVREFVKDVPRGDVLTLRWIMRPPADGDPLDGPELGPDVVVREATRAVLAADRPVKVVENGRLLGIVGDEEILAVVAGQEGGA; the protein is encoded by the coding sequence ATGACCACCCAGACCGAGGTGCCGCAGCGGCGCGGCACGCCCCAGGACTCGGGTCCCACCCCGGTCATCTCCGTGCGCAATCTGTGGAAGGTGTTCGGGCCGAAGGCCGACCGGGTGCCGGGGTCCGAGGATCTGTGCGGGCTCACCCGCCGTGAGCTGATGGACCGCACCGGCTGCACGGCCGCCGTACGCGATGTGCACTTCGACGTCTCGCCCGGCGAGGTCTTCGTCGTGATGGGGCTGTCGGGCTCCGGCAAGTCGACCCTGGTGCGATGTCTGACCCGGCTGATCGAGCCCACCGCGGGCGAGATCGTCTTCGAGGGCGAGGACATCCGGCAGGCCGACGACAGGCGCCTGCGTGATCTGCGCCGCCGCAAGTTCTCCATGGTCTTCCAGCACTTCGGGCTGCTGCCCCACCGCCGGGTCGTCGACAACGTGTCCTTCGGTCTGGAGATCCGCGGCATGGGCCGGGCCGAGCGCACCAGGCGGGCCCAGGAGGTCGTCGAACTCGTCGGCCTCGCCGGCTACGAGAACTCCTACCCCGACCAGCTGTCGGGCGGTATGCAGCAGCGTGTCGGCCTGGCCCGGGCGCTGGCGGGCGATCCGGACGTGCTCTTCTTCGACGAGCCGTTCTCGGCGCTCGACCCGCTGATCCGCCGCGACATGCAGAACGAGGTCATCCGTCTGCACCACGAGGTCGGCAAGACCATGGTGTTCATCACCCACGACCTGTCCGAGGCGCTCAAGCTGGGCGACCGCATCCTCATCATGCGCGACGGCAAGATGGTGCAGTGCGGCACCGGCGACGAGCTGGTGGGCGCCCCCGCCGACGACTACGTGCGCGAGTTCGTCAAGGACGTGCCCCGCGGTGACGTGCTCACCCTGCGCTGGATCATGCGCCCGCCGGCCGACGGAGACCCCCTGGACGGCCCCGAACTGGGCCCCGACGTCGTGGTGCGGGAGGCCACCCGGGCGGTGCTCGCGGCCGACAGGCCCGTCAAGGTCGTCGAGAACGGCAGACTCCTCGGCATCGTCGGCGACGAGGAGATCCTCGCCGTGGTCGCCGGACAGGAAGGCGGCGCCTGA
- a CDS encoding ABC transporter permease codes for MTVVVEKTEPPGGPERTRPVEEPAPAAEPRRISRSLVIGVILVVWLVLFAVLRGRQTLALAAADLTGLHRWFNDVNDSIGANRDTNPLFLYFFNEIRLVIDTLVTFVRELISQPSDARPLPQIGWLGVVGIAGYVSWAFGNWRVALLAVAGFTFFGLQGLWQESMDTLALTLSSVLVALLFAIPLGVWAGLSDRFHRIMTPFLDFMQTMPTFVYLAPLTLFFLIGGASATIATVIYAAPPAIRITAHAIRSVPETTVEAADSLGATRRQALLKVLLPMSKRTVVMGVNQTIMAALAMVTIAALIDAPGLGKTVVQALQSLDVGTAFNAGLSIVVMAIVLDRVTTAASTREEEARRSKNRFLAWRRPLLGAGAVVTAVLVFMSHTYVWAAEFPGEGGLGSSIASAADTTTTWVQDNLSGVTNTVRDLITNGLLNPFQSLLTDSPWWLVGAVLIALGVVLGGRRAGITTAVCVGLLVATGMWSDSMTTLASTVVATILVMLLGVVFGVWMGRSRLVDRMLRPSLDAAQVMPPFVYLVPFLALFGATRFTAIVAAIVYAAPVAMKIIADGVRNVPAATVEAATSAGCNTWQIITKVQLPMARSALTLATNQGLIYVLSMVVVGGLVGAGALGYDVVAGFSQGQLFGKGLAAGLAIVLLGVMFDRITQAAARRTSA; via the coding sequence ATGACCGTCGTCGTGGAGAAGACCGAGCCGCCGGGTGGACCGGAGAGGACCCGGCCCGTCGAGGAGCCGGCCCCGGCCGCGGAGCCCCGCAGGATCAGCCGCTCCCTGGTGATCGGCGTGATTCTGGTCGTCTGGCTGGTGCTGTTCGCCGTCCTGCGCGGCAGACAGACCCTCGCGCTCGCGGCGGCGGACCTGACCGGTCTGCACCGGTGGTTCAACGACGTCAACGACTCGATCGGCGCGAACCGCGACACCAACCCGCTGTTCCTGTACTTCTTCAACGAGATCCGCCTGGTCATCGACACCCTGGTGACCTTCGTCCGGGAGCTGATCTCCCAGCCCTCGGACGCCCGGCCCCTCCCGCAGATCGGCTGGCTCGGCGTGGTCGGCATCGCCGGCTACGTCTCGTGGGCCTTCGGCAACTGGCGGGTCGCCCTGCTGGCGGTGGCCGGCTTCACCTTCTTCGGGCTGCAGGGCCTGTGGCAGGAGAGCATGGACACCCTGGCGCTGACCCTGTCCTCGGTCCTTGTGGCGCTGCTGTTCGCGATCCCGCTCGGGGTGTGGGCGGGGCTGTCCGACCGGTTCCACCGGATCATGACGCCCTTCCTGGACTTCATGCAGACCATGCCGACCTTCGTCTACCTCGCCCCCCTGACCCTGTTCTTCCTCATCGGCGGAGCCTCCGCCACCATCGCCACGGTGATCTACGCGGCGCCACCCGCCATCCGCATCACCGCGCACGCCATCCGGTCCGTCCCCGAGACCACCGTCGAGGCGGCCGACTCGCTCGGCGCGACGCGTCGGCAGGCCCTGCTGAAGGTCCTGCTGCCGATGTCCAAGCGGACCGTGGTGATGGGCGTCAACCAGACCATCATGGCCGCCCTGGCCATGGTCACCATCGCCGCCCTGATCGACGCGCCGGGCCTCGGCAAGACCGTCGTCCAGGCGCTCCAGTCGCTCGACGTCGGCACCGCCTTCAACGCGGGCCTGTCCATCGTCGTCATGGCGATCGTGCTCGACCGGGTGACGACCGCGGCCAGCACCCGCGAGGAGGAGGCCCGGCGTTCGAAGAACCGGTTCCTCGCCTGGCGGCGGCCGCTGCTCGGCGCGGGCGCGGTCGTCACGGCCGTGCTGGTCTTCATGTCGCACACCTATGTGTGGGCGGCCGAGTTCCCCGGCGAGGGCGGTCTCGGCAGTTCCATCGCGAGCGCGGCGGACACCACGACGACCTGGGTGCAGGACAACCTGTCGGGTGTCACCAACACCGTCCGCGACCTCATCACCAACGGGCTGCTCAACCCTTTCCAGTCGCTGCTCACGGACTCCCCGTGGTGGCTCGTCGGCGCCGTGCTGATCGCGCTCGGCGTCGTCCTCGGCGGCCGTCGGGCCGGAATCACCACGGCGGTGTGCGTAGGGCTGCTGGTCGCCACCGGGATGTGGTCGGACAGCATGACGACGCTGGCCTCGACGGTGGTCGCCACCATTCTCGTGATGCTGCTCGGCGTCGTCTTCGGCGTGTGGATGGGCCGCAGCCGGCTGGTGGACCGCATGCTGCGGCCGAGCCTGGACGCGGCGCAGGTCATGCCGCCGTTCGTCTATCTGGTGCCGTTCCTCGCGCTGTTCGGCGCGACCCGTTTCACGGCGATCGTCGCCGCGATCGTCTACGCGGCCCCCGTCGCCATGAAGATCATCGCGGACGGGGTGCGGAACGTGCCCGCGGCCACCGTGGAGGCGGCCACCTCCGCCGGGTGCAACACCTGGCAGATCATCACCAAGGTCCAGCTGCCGATGGCACGCAGCGCCCTGACCCTCGCAACGAACCAGGGTCTGATCTACGTGCTGTCGATGGTTGTGGTGGGCGGCCTGGTAGGCGCGGGCGCCCTCGGCTACGACGTCGTAGCCGGTTTCTCGCAGGGCCAACTCTTCGGGAAGGGGCTCGCCGCGGGGCTGGCCATCGTCCTTCTCGGAGTCATGTTCGACCGCATCACTCAGGCCGCGGCGCGGCGAACCAGCGCGTAA
- a CDS encoding ABC transporter substrate-binding protein: protein MARQARRWRAGAAGMAVLGLTLTACGGAKVGDSSSEAGGSSSSAKCGTFNLAVNPWVGYEANAAVIAYVAENDLHCKVTKKDLKEEIAWQGFGTGEVDAVVENWGHDDLKKKYITGQKTAVDAGATGNEGLIGWYVPPWLAKEHPDITDWKNLDKYAAKFKTSESGGKGQLLDGDPSFVTNDEALVKNLKLDYKVVYAGSETALIQTFRKAEKNKEWVIGYFYEPQWFMSEVPLVKVKLPEYKAGCDADAEKIACDYPVYTLDKIVSAKFAKSGSPAYDLVKKFNWTNDDQNVVAKYIAVDKMTPEAAAKKWVEANRAKVDAWIK from the coding sequence ATGGCAAGGCAAGCAAGACGATGGAGAGCCGGCGCGGCCGGCATGGCGGTCCTCGGGCTCACCCTCACCGCCTGCGGCGGTGCGAAGGTCGGTGACAGCTCCTCGGAGGCGGGCGGCTCGAGCAGCTCCGCCAAGTGCGGCACCTTCAACCTCGCGGTCAACCCGTGGGTGGGCTACGAGGCCAACGCGGCGGTCATCGCGTACGTCGCGGAGAACGACCTCCACTGCAAGGTCACCAAGAAGGACCTCAAGGAGGAGATCGCCTGGCAGGGCTTCGGGACCGGTGAGGTCGACGCGGTCGTCGAGAACTGGGGCCACGACGACCTGAAGAAGAAGTACATCACCGGCCAGAAGACCGCCGTGGACGCCGGCGCGACCGGAAACGAAGGCCTGATCGGCTGGTATGTGCCGCCGTGGCTGGCCAAGGAGCACCCGGACATCACCGACTGGAAGAACCTCGACAAGTACGCGGCGAAGTTCAAGACGTCCGAGTCCGGTGGCAAGGGCCAGCTCCTCGACGGCGACCCGTCGTTCGTCACCAACGACGAGGCGCTGGTGAAGAACCTGAAGCTGGACTACAAGGTCGTGTACGCGGGCAGCGAGACGGCCCTCATCCAGACCTTCCGCAAGGCCGAGAAGAACAAGGAATGGGTGATCGGCTACTTCTACGAGCCCCAGTGGTTCATGTCCGAGGTGCCGCTGGTGAAGGTCAAGCTGCCGGAGTACAAGGCGGGCTGCGACGCCGACGCCGAGAAGATCGCCTGCGACTACCCGGTCTACACGCTGGACAAGATCGTCAGCGCGAAGTTCGCCAAGTCCGGCAGCCCGGCCTACGACCTCGTGAAGAAGTTCAACTGGACGAACGACGACCAGAACGTCGTGGCCAAGTACATCGCCGTCGACAAGATGACCCCCGAGGCCGCGGCCAAGAAGTGGGTCGAGGCCAACCGCGCCAAGGTGGACGCCTGGATCAAGTAG